In Natronococcus occultus SP4, the following proteins share a genomic window:
- a CDS encoding Lrp/AsnC family transcriptional regulator, whose product MSDAPDWEFKDRDIAILSELADDPQLSSRELTDVLEADYGIDVSHVTVSESIRRMRNEGVFREAIIPNEEYYIFALFEFKFNTENFADGWREAMEHIREDKHTLFFFLSDGEYQWKTVMMFRDREEVSRWIHDCYSEHGDVIANVRNSAVHNVLKFRTDPEIYEDLGEEQGT is encoded by the coding sequence ATGAGCGACGCACCCGACTGGGAGTTCAAGGACCGCGACATCGCGATCCTCAGCGAGCTGGCTGATGACCCGCAGCTCTCCTCGCGGGAGCTGACCGACGTCCTTGAGGCCGACTACGGTATCGACGTCTCCCACGTCACCGTCAGCGAGTCGATCCGACGGATGCGAAACGAGGGGGTCTTCCGGGAGGCGATCATCCCCAACGAGGAGTACTACATCTTCGCGCTGTTCGAGTTCAAGTTCAACACCGAAAACTTCGCCGACGGCTGGCGCGAGGCGATGGAACACATTCGCGAGGACAAACACACCCTGTTTTTCTTCCTCTCGGACGGGGAGTACCAGTGGAAGACCGTGATGATGTTTCGGGACCGCGAGGAGGTCTCCCGGTGGATCCACGACTGTTACTCCGAGCACGGCGACGTCATCGCGAACGTTCGGAACTCGGCGGTCCACAACGTGTTGAAGTTCCGGACCGATCCGGAGATCTACGAGGACCTGGGCGAGGAACAGGGGACCTAG
- a CDS encoding nitrite/sulfite reductase produces MPSDVEEWKEELYGTDIRAEIERFAEEGWDAIPDDEHDAWFERFKWYGLYHQRAGQESYFMMRIGPPGGVLEPGQFREIVEIADDFSRGPAENPVFGNGWLDVTTRQAIQLHWIRLEDVPEIFDRLESVGLSTVQACGDSWRNIVGCPVAGKDKHEHVDAGALADELHDTFKKNEAHSNLPRKWKVSVTGCDEGCGQGDINDLAFEPARKEIDGETVTGYNVRVGGGLSRNEPRLARDIDVFATPEQAVDVAGGISALFRDNGDREDRYNARIKFLVDEWGPEKLRETLQEEYVDFELETAGEDLRESYSYNAGEADGKHDHVGVHEQADGDYYVGLNVLVGRIGVDEGYELADAAEEHGSGEVRLTQRQNIIFTDVPEENLEELRSEPVLDHYSPEPHPFQRGSIACTGTEFCSLSIVETKNRQVRYARWLVDNVELPEGVENFHIHLSGCTASCAQPQIADVSLRGMKTRKDGEPVEALDIGLGGGLGEDPQFASWIAERVPADEVPGAIANLLENFAEARDSEAQSFREFVAERDDEALAELIEPEETGYEDPFMHNTKRTWYPYAEEDDMDASPAPAQADGTPIPSDD; encoded by the coding sequence ATGCCGAGTGACGTCGAAGAGTGGAAAGAGGAGCTCTACGGTACCGACATCCGCGCGGAAATAGAACGATTCGCCGAGGAGGGGTGGGACGCGATCCCCGACGACGAGCACGACGCCTGGTTCGAGCGCTTCAAGTGGTACGGGCTGTACCACCAGCGCGCCGGCCAGGAGTCGTACTTCATGATGCGGATCGGCCCGCCGGGTGGCGTTCTCGAGCCCGGCCAGTTCCGAGAGATCGTCGAGATCGCGGACGACTTCTCTCGTGGCCCCGCGGAGAATCCGGTGTTTGGCAACGGCTGGCTCGACGTGACGACCCGCCAGGCGATCCAGCTCCACTGGATCCGCCTCGAGGACGTCCCGGAGATCTTCGACCGGCTCGAGTCGGTCGGGCTCTCGACGGTTCAGGCCTGTGGCGACTCCTGGCGCAACATCGTCGGCTGTCCCGTCGCCGGCAAGGACAAACACGAACACGTCGACGCCGGTGCACTCGCCGACGAACTCCACGACACGTTCAAGAAAAACGAGGCCCACTCGAACCTCCCGCGGAAGTGGAAGGTATCGGTCACGGGCTGTGACGAGGGCTGCGGCCAGGGTGACATCAACGACCTCGCCTTCGAGCCTGCAAGGAAGGAGATCGACGGCGAGACGGTGACGGGCTACAACGTCCGCGTCGGCGGCGGACTCTCGCGCAACGAGCCCCGTCTCGCCCGGGACATCGACGTCTTCGCGACGCCCGAGCAGGCCGTCGACGTCGCCGGCGGCATCTCGGCGCTGTTCCGTGACAACGGCGACCGAGAGGACCGCTACAACGCCCGCATCAAGTTCCTCGTCGACGAGTGGGGCCCCGAGAAGCTCCGCGAGACCCTCCAGGAGGAGTACGTCGACTTCGAGCTCGAGACCGCGGGCGAGGACCTCCGGGAATCCTACTCCTACAACGCCGGCGAGGCCGACGGCAAACACGACCACGTCGGCGTCCACGAGCAAGCCGACGGCGACTACTACGTCGGCCTGAACGTCCTCGTCGGCCGTATCGGCGTCGACGAAGGGTACGAGCTGGCCGACGCCGCCGAGGAGCACGGCTCCGGCGAAGTCCGGCTCACCCAGCGCCAGAACATCATCTTCACGGACGTCCCCGAGGAGAACCTCGAGGAGCTGCGCTCCGAGCCGGTACTCGACCACTACAGCCCCGAGCCGCACCCGTTCCAGCGGGGTTCGATCGCCTGTACCGGAACGGAGTTCTGTTCGCTCTCGATCGTCGAGACGAAGAACCGCCAGGTCCGTTACGCCCGCTGGCTCGTCGACAACGTCGAGCTCCCCGAGGGCGTCGAGAACTTCCACATCCACCTCTCGGGCTGTACGGCCTCCTGTGCTCAGCCCCAGATCGCCGACGTCTCCCTGCGCGGAATGAAGACGCGCAAGGACGGCGAACCCGTCGAGGCGCTCGATATCGGACTCGGTGGCGGGCTCGGCGAGGACCCGCAGTTCGCCTCCTGGATCGCCGAACGGGTGCCCGCCGACGAGGTGCCGGGTGCGATCGCGAACCTGCTCGAGAACTTCGCCGAGGCCCGCGATAGCGAGGCCCAGAGCTTCCGGGAGTTCGTCGCCGAGCGCGACGACGAGGCGCTCGCCGAGCTGATCGAGCCCGAGGAGACGGGCTACGAGGATCCGTTCATGCACAACACAAAGCGGACGTGGTACCCCTACGCCGAGGAGGACGATATGGACGCGAGCCCCGCGCCCGCACAGGCCGACGGGACGCCGATCCCGTCCGACGACTGA
- a CDS encoding mRNA surveillance protein pelota has product MQIKDRERVEGGRERLTVVPESVDDLWHLQYVLEPGDRVAGDTTRRIQRNDDQMRDTGGEREHMWVAIAVEDVEFHKFANRLRVGGEIVACSREDQLGFHHTLNVEEREELSIEKRFKPDQEARLEEAEEATENPDVAIATVEEGKAHLHTVAQYGTEERAAITGPTGKGDFARERSELFAELATVLERQDADAVILAGPGFTKQDAYKYIEQNAPDVAEKITMVDAAAVGDRGVHEVLKRGAVADVQQETRIEREAEYIDELTERIAQGAKAAYGPEEVKRAAEYGAIERLLIVDDRLRQERGPDGEWAIDVDDVVRTAEQKGGEVTVFSSEFPPGEQLANLGGIAALLRYRLD; this is encoded by the coding sequence ATGCAGATCAAAGACCGGGAGCGGGTCGAGGGCGGCCGCGAACGGCTCACGGTCGTCCCCGAGAGCGTGGACGACCTCTGGCATTTGCAGTACGTCTTAGAGCCCGGCGACCGGGTTGCGGGCGATACGACCCGGCGGATCCAGCGCAACGACGATCAGATGCGGGATACGGGCGGCGAGCGCGAACATATGTGGGTCGCCATCGCCGTCGAGGACGTCGAGTTCCACAAGTTCGCCAACCGACTGCGGGTCGGCGGCGAGATCGTCGCCTGTTCGCGCGAGGACCAGCTTGGCTTCCACCACACCCTGAACGTCGAGGAACGCGAGGAGCTGTCGATCGAGAAGCGGTTCAAACCCGACCAGGAGGCCCGCCTCGAGGAGGCCGAAGAGGCCACCGAGAACCCCGACGTCGCGATCGCGACCGTCGAAGAGGGGAAGGCTCACCTCCACACCGTCGCCCAGTACGGCACCGAAGAACGGGCGGCGATCACGGGACCGACGGGCAAGGGCGACTTCGCCCGCGAGCGCTCGGAGCTGTTCGCGGAGCTGGCGACGGTCCTCGAGCGCCAGGACGCCGACGCGGTCATCCTCGCGGGGCCCGGCTTTACGAAGCAGGACGCCTACAAGTACATCGAGCAGAACGCGCCCGACGTCGCCGAGAAGATCACGATGGTCGACGCGGCGGCCGTCGGCGACCGGGGCGTCCACGAGGTACTCAAACGCGGTGCCGTCGCGGACGTTCAACAGGAGACCCGAATCGAGCGCGAAGCCGAGTACATCGACGAGCTCACCGAGCGCATCGCCCAGGGCGCGAAGGCGGCCTACGGCCCCGAAGAGGTGAAGCGAGCCGCGGAGTACGGCGCGATCGAGCGGCTGCTGATCGTCGACGACCGACTCCGCCAGGAGCGGGGTCCTGACGGGGAGTGGGCGATCGACGTCGACGACGTCGTCCGCACTGCCGAGCAGAAAGGCGGCGAGGTGACGGTGTTCTCGAGCGAGTTCCCACCCGGCGAACAGCTCGCGAACCTCGGCGGGATCGCTGCGCTGTTGCGCTACCGGCTCGACTAG